tatttttatattgatCAGTGTTCAAAAAGCCAAATTGAACTGACTATGATTCattgttgtaaaaaataaaagggaaaagttTTTAAGGGGATGAATTCTTTTTTggcactgtatttttttttaatgtttttctacatAAGCATATAAGCTCACGGTGAACAGTGGAGGTTTCGCTGGCTCATTTTCTGTtgcttctgtctctcttccatTTTCCTTGTTCTCTGTTGGATGGGACCATTCTGCTCTGCCAATGACATTAGGAGCTTGATGAGGTACTGTTGATTGCCCTTTGTGGTCCATTTGGCTCTTAAAATGGCACATTGTCGTCATTATTTTGAGCTATGAAATGAAacgttttattacatttgttttttcaagttgGCTGATGATCGAATGGCCCTGGTGTCAGGGATCAGTCTGGATCCTGAAGCTGCCATCGGAGTCACCAAAAAACTGCCCCCCAAATGGGTAGAGGGGGTTGATGAGGTAAAACAGATTTCTGTAAATACATCTGTTTAAACACATAActcatcataaataaatatgtcataTGCATGCGGTGGTCTTCAGAACCAAATCAATCTTTCCTCTGGTAATTGTTATAAAAGGTTTTTATGCAGTCATTAACTGAATTGTTGCTTTTCAGATCCAGTATGAAATCACACGGGTTCGGCAGAAAATGAAGGAACTGGCCTTACTTCATGACAAGCATATGAATCGTCCCACGTTGGATGACAGTACTGAAGAAGAGCATACCATAGAGATCACTACTCAAGAGATCACACAGGTTCATTTTACAGATTAATAATCCTCTGAAACAGAATTATGAGAGTGGTTGATTAGCGTGAGTTTGAGTGTGATTTCTTTTTGcttgttaattattattaattattatttcactCTTACTGCAGATGTTCCATCGATGCCAGCGAGCTGTGACAGGTTTGCAGTCTCGCTGTGGCCATTGCACTGAGCAGGAGGAGAGACTATTGAGAAACGTGGTGTCTTCGTTGGCACAGAGTCTGCAGGAGCTGTCCACCAATTTCAGGCACACACAGTCCAGCTACCTAAAACGTAAGACATCCAGTAAAGCTGGTCTTATCTCTCAACTCGTATCTATTTAATTTTTCAGTTGATTGTGTATTTCTTCTATCTATCAGGTATGAAAAATCGTGAGGAGAGATCAAAGCACTTTTTTGACTCTGGACCTCTAATGGAAGAAGATGAGGATTTAGCTCTTTATGACAAGGTGAGTGTTTATTTGCAGTTACGTGCTTGTCTGGACAAATCCAGTGAGATTATTAAGGTAAAAATATACATTAGGTAATTGAGAATTGACCACCTCAGTGCTCCTACCAGAGAGCATCGAGTCACCAAATGTGAAGGGCAGAAAATGATTCCcagtggtgttttttgtttttgcacagtaTATGAAAAGACACACAGTGCAAAGAGATTCTGAAAATTAAACTCTGTCTGGTCTAGTTATAGCTACATGTACATGCGCTGTTATATTTGGACTAATCATTactataaaacaatgaaattttattctttgtctttCAGGGGTTCACAGATGATCAGCTGATGCTGGTTGAGCAGAATGTGGTTATGGTAGAAGAACGAGAGCGAGAGATCCGACAAGTAGTGCAATCTATCTCAGATCTGAATGAGATTTTCCGGGACCTGGCTGGAATGGTGGTGGAACAGGTAACTGAACCAGCTTCTGACACAAACCACCAACAAATGGAAAACATCTTTAACTACTAACATTCCCCCTTTTCTCCTGAAGGGCACTGTTCTTGACAGAATCGACTTCAATGTGGAACAGGCCTGTGTGAAAACAGAAGATGGGCTGAAACAGTTACAAAAGGTAAACACAAAATACTTGTGTATCtaagtaatgttttaaaaattttgatTCTATATTATCTCACATAATTTTATCACCgtgtttaacattttggtgTGAAAAAGCAACTGATTTGTGAACATGTCACATCTGTCGGTACGTCACAGACCAGTAGAAATAAACATGAAGAGCAACAACAGATACTGTATTTGGTGTAGAGATAAAGATGTTTATAATTTGACACTTATGGAGAAGCTTCTGGTCAAGCTAAAATAGAAGGAGGAATACATCTTAACCAATCAGTTACGAATGCATCGTGCATGCAATTTATGATCTCAGTGGTTTTCACACTGTTGACCAAAAACCATCAACATAAAACAATTCGATCTGATCAAAACCATTCAAATTGAGCATTAAGGTCTTTGATTCCACATTTTGGAAACTATTAATGAACATTGATAAGCATGgagtaaatttaaaatgttgctaaCATTTAGCATACTGTCAGTTTCTAAATGTTTACAACTATTTGCAGTTAAACTGTTACATACTGACAATCCTTGCTTGTTACATGTCATCAAATTGAAATTATATAAATCCTAATACTTGACGTTTTTACTTTCATTGCAGGCAGAGCAGtatcagaagaaaaacagaaagatgctGGTCATATTAATCCTGTTTGTCGTAGTCATTGTTCTAATAATTATTCTTTTTGGAACAAAGTTTTAATAATGCATTCCTCTGCCTTTTGTTTTCTGGGTTGGTGTCTGTTGTGCAACTGTGTGGACTCAGTCCTGCTCAAAACAAAGCCGAATGCTTTTCATACCCATCAGAAAAGAATTCCacacctctctgcaggtgtGCACTGGCCTATGTCGAGATGGTTCCTGGTTGATTTTAGGGAAGGAAACCTTCACATCCTGTCTGAGCTGTGGCTAATTTATCAAATGATTCAGACCCAAGTCACCAAAATCCTGTGACAGAGGTTTATCAGACCTGAACGTGTTGACATATGTGTGTTTTACCAAGTAACAAACGCGTTGTAGTATATAAAAATGGACTTGCTAGAGGACAATATTCAACAAAAATCTTCAAATTCAGCACATATTGTTAAATCAGTTGTGTGAAAAggcattatttttgtttattacaaaCAAATTCTTAgggaaaagatgaaagaaaaacacatagtAGATGTATTTTGACTTGTCCTGTCACAGCATTTTACcttaaaagataaaatgaaatgctttatttattagCACAGTATCggatatgaataaaattgtcaCTCAGAACCAAGATTATTTCTTTGGTTAATGGACCACAGTTTATCCCTGTCTCAATACAAATAATGTAACAGAGGTCATTGTTACTCCACTGTTAGTGTGACGAAGGTGTAGGCAGTTTATCCTGTTATTTAAAACTGTACCCACTTCACACCTGCTGCAGTTTTCATGAactgctgattttaaaacacTCACTTGTTTTTGCTTTCCATGGTCCTTGCATAAAGTGCTACCTTTTTAAGCTCTTGCAATTTGCACATACTGAGGCCTGATGGGCAGGGATATAATGTTATGGATGTAATACTACTGTCATCTGTATGATGAGaaggattatttattttttaataacttcatATAATCCAGATGTTCACACTTGTGCCGtcttaggtaaaaaaaaaaaaattttttttgaaagTGTATTTGATGTCCAAGCCCAACATAAACAGACATCTGAAGACAGCattatgatttttaatttttttttctagtcatgttttgttttagttggctgtgttggaaattatttttgtgttctgtaaAGATTCATAAATTGAAAGACGAGCTTTATTCAACATATCTGTACTGAACTCTATACTTTATACACCTGTTAAATGATCTTTGTCAATGAtgtgaagttgtgtgtgtgaaaaaatggTTATGTCATGGTGAAACTTTTACTGATGATTTTTCGACACAAAATAGGTGAGAAgacagcagctttttttttttttttaataaacctgaAACttggtgttttgtgtgttttgaattgCAGTATTTAAACGGTGTAGTAAATGGATTTTTCTTCCAGCTCAAAATCTGACCCAGTTCATTAGAAGGCCTAATACACAGAACAAAGTTTTCTTCTTCAGATCTCAGATGAAACAGTTTAGgggaaacattttataaaccGTAATCATAGTTGATGATTAATCAAAATTACAAATGTCTGGTGGTTTCTTGCTTTTGAGATACAAACATGTATTGGCCTTTACTTTTTTAACATAATCGTAACCGAACA
This genomic interval from Channa argus isolate prfri chromosome 5, Channa argus male v1.0, whole genome shotgun sequence contains the following:
- the stx16 gene encoding syntaxin-16 isoform X1 is translated as MATRRLTDAFLLMRNNAIQNRQILAEQVSTYDPRLSTRSNAAELDELADDRMALVSGISLDPEAAIGVTKKLPPKWVEGVDEIQYEITRVRQKMKELALLHDKHMNRPTLDDSTEEEHTIEITTQEITQMFHRCQRAVTGLQSRCGHCTEQEERLLRNVVSSLAQSLQELSTNFRHTQSSYLKRMKNREERSKHFFDSGPLMEEDEDLALYDKGFTDDQLMLVEQNVVMVEEREREIRQVVQSISDLNEIFRDLAGMVVEQGTVLDRIDFNVEQACVKTEDGLKQLQKAEQYQKKNRKMLVILILFVVVIVLIIILFGTKF
- the stx16 gene encoding syntaxin-16 isoform X4, with the translated sequence MATRRLTDAFLLMRNNAIQNRQILAEQLADDRMALVSGISLDPEAAIGVTKKLPPKWVEGVDEIQYEITRVRQKMKELALLHDKHMNRPTLDDSTEEEHTIEITTQEITQMFHRCQRAVTGLQSRCGHCTEQEERLLRNVVSSLAQSLQELSTNFRHTQSSYLKRMKNREERSKHFFDSGPLMEEDEDLALYDKGFTDDQLMLVEQNVVMVEEREREIRQVVQSISDLNEIFRDLAGMVVEQGTVLDRIDFNVEQACVKTEDGLKQLQKAEQYQKKNRKMLVILILFVVVIVLIIILFGTKF
- the stx16 gene encoding syntaxin-16 isoform X3 — protein: MATRRLTDAFLLMRNNAIQNRQILAEQELDELADDRMALVSGISLDPEAAIGVTKKLPPKWVEGVDEIQYEITRVRQKMKELALLHDKHMNRPTLDDSTEEEHTIEITTQEITQMFHRCQRAVTGLQSRCGHCTEQEERLLRNVVSSLAQSLQELSTNFRHTQSSYLKRMKNREERSKHFFDSGPLMEEDEDLALYDKGFTDDQLMLVEQNVVMVEEREREIRQVVQSISDLNEIFRDLAGMVVEQGTVLDRIDFNVEQACVKTEDGLKQLQKAEQYQKKNRKMLVILILFVVVIVLIIILFGTKF
- the stx16 gene encoding syntaxin-16 isoform X2, translating into MATRRLTDAFLLMRNNAIQNRQILAEQVSTYDPRLSTRSNAALADDRMALVSGISLDPEAAIGVTKKLPPKWVEGVDEIQYEITRVRQKMKELALLHDKHMNRPTLDDSTEEEHTIEITTQEITQMFHRCQRAVTGLQSRCGHCTEQEERLLRNVVSSLAQSLQELSTNFRHTQSSYLKRMKNREERSKHFFDSGPLMEEDEDLALYDKGFTDDQLMLVEQNVVMVEEREREIRQVVQSISDLNEIFRDLAGMVVEQGTVLDRIDFNVEQACVKTEDGLKQLQKAEQYQKKNRKMLVILILFVVVIVLIIILFGTKF